A single genomic interval of uncultured Desulfobulbus sp. harbors:
- a CDS encoding transposase has product MPHSEELAQTFGVPHGAHYPQLLSCALFDVLLKIPLNLMWGAHDVSERTMAVELIKDLGPGDLLLLDRGYPGFELFENLLRQGSDFLVRLPDNGLFKPVTEFLAQGHRDGIVTLHPSQELVRQRHSRQAKPWQY; this is encoded by the coding sequence GTGCCACATAGTGAGGAATTAGCGCAAACATTCGGCGTTCCCCATGGCGCCCATTATCCACAGCTCCTCTCATGCGCGCTTTTCGATGTTTTGCTCAAGATCCCCCTCAACCTTATGTGGGGTGCGCATGACGTTAGCGAGAGGACCATGGCTGTGGAATTGATCAAAGACCTCGGCCCGGGTGATCTGCTCCTGCTTGACCGGGGATATCCCGGCTTCGAACTCTTTGAAAATTTGCTGAGGCAGGGCAGCGACTTTCTCGTACGCCTGCCGGACAACGGTTTGTTCAAGCCTGTCACCGAGTTTCTTGCCCAGGGACATCGGGATGGCATCGTAACCCTGCATCCTTCCCAGGAATTGGTCCGTCAGCGGCATAGCCGTCAGGCTAAGCCATGGCAGTATTGA
- a CDS encoding transposase produces MNAFNDQDATNSTLTIDVVREGDLVIRDLAYMHISALRGILQNLGDFLCRLQANKQVYQLRGKKKLELNFSRIVRAMTDAGIEKIEDRVFLDRDLTLEVRLFVYLLPESVYQERMRKANLNAQKKGRQIGKEFKARARLNLFITSASEELLDIENAWKAYTLRWQIELVFKTWKSLWKIDKVKKVKKERLECYIYSKLFIIVLSLNMLWITHNLMRGLYGKNLSFYKALKTWIRSLGRFKEAFFTGIEAVTNLLKKFLELSCRKHLLEKRKNGNYSPEIVQGIFILRIEGEPIPCAA; encoded by the coding sequence CTGAATGCGTTTAACGACCAGGATGCAACCAATTCAACGCTGACCATTGATGTTGTCAGAGAAGGTGACCTTGTTATTCGCGACCTCGCTTACATGCATATATCTGCATTGCGAGGCATCTTGCAGAACCTTGGTGACTTTTTGTGCCGCCTGCAGGCCAACAAGCAGGTGTATCAACTTCGAGGCAAGAAAAAGCTTGAGCTGAATTTTTCCCGGATTGTTCGAGCCATGACCGATGCAGGAATTGAAAAAATTGAAGACAGAGTATTCCTTGACCGGGATCTGACATTAGAGGTTCGCCTCTTTGTTTATCTGTTACCTGAAAGCGTCTACCAGGAACGAATGCGCAAGGCCAACCTGAATGCCCAAAAGAAAGGGCGGCAAATAGGGAAAGAATTCAAAGCCCGAGCAAGGCTCAATCTGTTCATCACCTCCGCCTCAGAGGAGTTGCTTGATATTGAAAATGCGTGGAAGGCATACACGTTGCGCTGGCAAATCGAGCTTGTCTTTAAGACCTGGAAATCACTGTGGAAAATCGACAAGGTCAAAAAGGTGAAAAAGGAACGCCTTGAATGCTATATTTACTCGAAATTATTCATTATTGTACTCAGCCTGAACATGTTATGGATAACGCATAACCTCATGCGCGGGCTGTACGGTAAAAATCTCAGTTTCTACAAAGCTTTAAAGACCTGGATAAGATCTCTTGGCCGGTTCAAAGAGGCATTTTTCACCGGAATAGAAGCTGTGACCAATTTGTTAAAAAAGTTTCTCGAGCTGAGTTGCCGGAAACATTTGTTGGAGAAGAGAAAAAATGGAAACTATTCTCCGGAAATTGTTCAAGGCATTTTTATCTTGAGAATCGAAGGGGAGCCAATACCATGTGCGGCATAA
- a CDS encoding ParB N-terminal domain-containing protein, producing MSTSPISTADILELSLDKIGERFAPLRIVNPAADSAMLQSVERYGQIMPVVVCEAQQNDYQLLDGFKRLRSARRLGMKSLKAQVMRLTLRAGKAALVQLNWVGKSISNMEEALVVHSLFHEDSLSQVEIATLLGRHKSWVCRRISLIDRLCDEGLAQIKLGLLPISMSRELIKLPRGNQELLIQAIANHHLSCRDTGRLVEELQGRPEYEHRPILERPWEILQYQDHLDTTASRLFSPAVRSIHHKILLMERYCLAVSCTMQTTEIKQFEEKEELFIRACCGEAVRTLEHTVKEVGRVAVPDAEAGQ from the coding sequence ATGTCAACCTCACCCATATCCACCGCTGATATTCTTGAACTTTCCCTGGATAAAATTGGAGAAAGATTCGCTCCCCTGCGGATCGTCAATCCGGCAGCCGACAGCGCCATGCTTCAGTCTGTGGAGCGCTACGGCCAGATCATGCCGGTGGTTGTCTGCGAGGCCCAGCAAAACGATTATCAACTGCTCGATGGCTTCAAACGGCTGCGAAGCGCCAGAAGGCTTGGCATGAAGTCACTCAAGGCCCAGGTAATGCGGCTTACCCTGCGTGCCGGCAAGGCGGCGCTGGTGCAGCTGAACTGGGTGGGGAAGTCAATCAGTAATATGGAAGAGGCGCTGGTGGTGCATTCACTGTTCCATGAAGACAGCTTGAGCCAGGTGGAGATCGCCACGTTGCTGGGACGGCATAAAAGCTGGGTTTGTCGGCGAATATCCTTGATTGACCGATTGTGCGATGAGGGGTTGGCCCAGATAAAGCTCGGTCTGCTGCCGATCAGCATGAGCCGGGAACTTATCAAGTTGCCACGTGGCAACCAGGAACTCCTCATTCAAGCGATTGCCAACCATCATCTCAGTTGCCGTGATACCGGCAGGCTGGTTGAAGAACTACAGGGCCGGCCGGAATATGAACACAGGCCGATTCTGGAAAGGCCGTGGGAAATACTCCAGTATCAAGACCATTTGGATACGACGGCAAGCAGGCTTTTTTCACCGGCTGTTCGGAGTATCCATCACAAAATTCTGCTTATGGAGCGGTACTGCCTGGCGGTTTCCTGCACCATGCAAACCACAGAGATCAAACAATTTGAGGAGAAAGAAGAGCTCTTTATACGCGCTTGCTGCGGGGAAGCCGTGCGAACCCTTGAACACACCGTCAAGGAGGTCGGCCGAGTTGCGGTGCCGGATGCAGAGGCCGGACAATGA
- the istA gene encoding IS21 family transposase has protein sequence MTVIVHSREELERLLITMHSEGWSIRKLAGYFSISRNTVRRILRKHVAARDTGHGAVCRQKQQPTLRESKLEPFLDRITELLKDFPKITGQRVYEEITAAGYDGGISILRARLRSLRPTPKKTPVIRFETEPGLQGQMDWSPYAIPFQRQGKITVNCFSYILGFSRRQYIDFTPRRDLFTLIRRHLDSFSHFNGSPRQCLYDNEKTVVLRWEAGRPVFNPSFASFITHYRCKPIACFPNRPQTKGKIERPFQYVENNLLGGRKFQDLDDLKACARWWLQNRSDTHIHDTTGRPPLELFLEEEQEALTMLPRCPYDASEVALRVCNIEGYLEFETNRYPIPYEYVTDILTVKATEQEIYVYSPELTLIVRHERLPAGAVITLDAAGIHGPRAVRYGLEPVRDQFLALGDDAELFLRGLTEQQPQNSGFHARAILRQKEAYHCDDIHRAISHACRYHAYDHRAVERILKIKAEPRTLESCRNERAAEHLRQALPPIKQRSLQEYSALLGDNRHEAAADNGQHATDQKQLESSQARHDSNDSR, from the coding sequence ATGACCGTCATCGTTCATAGCCGAGAAGAGTTGGAACGACTGCTGATAACCATGCACAGCGAAGGTTGGAGCATCCGTAAACTCGCGGGTTATTTTTCCATCAGCCGCAATACGGTACGGCGTATCCTGCGCAAACATGTCGCAGCCCGGGACACGGGTCATGGTGCCGTTTGCCGGCAAAAACAACAACCGACACTGCGCGAAAGCAAACTCGAGCCCTTTCTCGACCGGATTACGGAGCTGCTCAAGGATTTCCCCAAGATAACCGGTCAACGCGTGTACGAAGAGATTACCGCCGCCGGTTACGACGGCGGCATAAGTATTTTGCGTGCTCGGTTACGCAGCCTGCGGCCGACACCGAAAAAGACGCCGGTGATCCGTTTTGAGACAGAGCCCGGTCTGCAGGGGCAAATGGACTGGAGCCCCTATGCCATACCATTCCAGCGTCAAGGCAAGATCACGGTCAATTGTTTTTCGTATATCCTTGGATTTTCCAGACGACAATATATCGATTTCACCCCACGCCGGGATCTCTTCACCCTGATCCGCCGTCACCTGGATAGTTTTTCCCACTTCAACGGCTCGCCTCGCCAGTGTCTGTATGACAACGAAAAGACCGTTGTTCTGCGCTGGGAGGCCGGCCGGCCGGTATTCAATCCCTCTTTTGCCTCGTTTATCACCCATTACCGGTGCAAGCCCATCGCCTGCTTTCCCAACCGACCGCAAACAAAGGGCAAAATAGAAAGGCCCTTCCAGTATGTAGAAAACAATCTCCTCGGTGGCCGAAAGTTTCAGGACCTCGATGATCTGAAAGCATGTGCCCGCTGGTGGCTGCAAAACCGGTCGGACACGCATATCCATGACACGACGGGCAGGCCCCCGCTGGAGTTGTTTCTGGAAGAAGAGCAGGAGGCGCTGACCATGTTGCCACGGTGTCCCTATGATGCCTCCGAGGTGGCCTTACGTGTCTGCAATATTGAAGGATATCTCGAGTTCGAGACCAATCGCTATCCGATTCCTTATGAATATGTGACCGATATCCTGACCGTAAAAGCCACGGAGCAGGAAATTTATGTCTACTCACCGGAGCTGACCCTGATCGTTCGCCACGAACGGTTGCCGGCAGGAGCGGTGATTACCCTTGATGCAGCCGGTATCCACGGACCACGCGCCGTTCGTTACGGCCTGGAGCCGGTCCGAGACCAATTTCTTGCCTTGGGTGATGATGCCGAACTTTTTTTGCGGGGACTTACGGAACAACAGCCCCAAAACAGCGGATTCCACGCCAGGGCCATCCTGCGGCAAAAAGAGGCCTACCATTGCGACGACATTCATCGAGCCATCAGTCACGCCTGTCGCTATCACGCCTACGACCACCGAGCGGTGGAGCGTATTCTCAAAATCAAGGCAGAACCGCGTACGCTGGAATCCTGTCGCAACGAACGGGCAGCAGAACATCTGCGCCAGGCCCTGCCGCCGATCAAACAGCGGTCATTACAGGAGTACAGTGCACTATTAGGAGACAATCGTCATGAAGCAGCGGCAGATAACGGACAGCATGCAACGGATCAAAAGCAGCTTGAAAGCTCTCAAGCTCGACACGATAGCAACGATTCTCGATGA
- the istB gene encoding IS21-like element helper ATPase IstB: protein MKQRQITDSMQRIKSSLKALKLDTIATILDEELARSAQSATPPTELLERLLTAETDALIQRRIERRIKESRLPERKLLADFDFDFQKGIDKAQILELAQLDFIRRKQGVILAGNSGTGKSHIVKALLLLACKETYRCRYTTASDMLRDLFSGLADDTLALKLKRYLTPDLLLIDEVGFDRLEQQDPRNACLFHKVIDGRYCKSSTMLTSNIDFKELGDYLGDPVITTAIVDRMVHHSIILSIQGPSWRLHQSQQLNHCSDRPKSEVE, encoded by the coding sequence ATGAAGCAGCGGCAGATAACGGACAGCATGCAACGGATCAAAAGCAGCTTGAAAGCTCTCAAGCTCGACACGATAGCAACGATTCTCGATGAAGAATTGGCCAGGTCGGCCCAATCGGCAACACCGCCAACCGAGTTGCTGGAACGTCTGCTGACGGCCGAGACGGATGCCCTGATCCAACGGAGAATCGAACGTCGGATCAAGGAATCAAGGCTACCGGAACGAAAACTGCTGGCGGACTTTGATTTTGATTTCCAGAAAGGAATCGATAAGGCTCAAATCCTCGAGTTGGCTCAGCTTGACTTTATCCGCCGCAAACAGGGGGTAATTCTTGCCGGTAATTCCGGTACCGGCAAGAGTCACATCGTCAAGGCGCTCCTGCTGCTTGCCTGCAAGGAAACCTACCGCTGTCGCTATACCACGGCAAGCGACATGCTCCGGGATCTCTTTTCAGGACTGGCCGACGACACTCTCGCTCTCAAACTCAAGCGCTATCTGACGCCTGACCTGCTGCTCATAGACGAAGTCGGCTTTGACCGCCTTGAGCAACAGGATCCGCGTAACGCCTGCCTCTTTCATAAAGTGATTGACGGACGTTACTGCAAGAGTTCGACAATGCTGACCTCAAATATCGATTTCAAGGAACTGGGGGATTATCTGGGGGATCCTGTCATTACCACCGCGATCGTCGACAGGATGGTTCACCATTCCATTATCCTGAGCATCCAGGGTCCTTCCTGGCGTCTTCATCAATCACAACAATTAAACCATTGCAGTGACCGCCCCAAGAGTGAGGTGGAATAA